Part of the Novipirellula artificiosorum genome, GTTGATGCTTGGATCGTTGGTGATGGCGTCACGTCGTTTTGTGTTGCCGCAAAACAGCGAAGAGCTGACGGGTCTTGGGATGGACGTTTTGACGGTATTGAGCGCGTTCGCGGTGTTTCTGTTGGCGCTGCTGTTTATCGCCCAATACATCGGTGAGATCCCGGGGCTCGGTCGGTTGACGCTGAAGCCAACGATTGCGATCGATGGCATTTCCGTTGCAGATGCGGCCAATGCTGCATCGCTGCCGGGATGGCAACGCGTCGAGATTGGCAGCTTCGGTGAAGCGGTTTCGCCACTGCGTCCCGGTGGCCGCATTCAAGTCGACAACGACTTCACGGTGGACGTCGTCACCGAAGGCGACTTCATTGAGACGGGGACTCAAGTCAAAGTGGTTGGCAAGCAGGGCGCCAAAGTGATCGTACGGGCGGTGTAGGGATCCGCGCGAACCGCAGCATAGGCGGACTCCCGATTTCTCAACGGTTGTCGATGCGACCTTCGGGCTTCTCTAGGCCCACTTAAGTGCCCCCCACTTTTCCTGCTTTAGGCATATTGTCGCCCTCGGTTGGGGTTCTGCACACGCTTCGGTATAACGGCTAGACTTTGTTGGAGTTCAGCCTCTGGGCTGCTCTTGCTGTTCGCCAAGCGGATGCAGGTGAAAGCCTGATCTCCAACGCCGACTTCGCCCTCTTGATCCATCACCGGAGATCCATAAATGACGCCCGTCAAATCACTCAATCATGTCGGCATCGCCGTCCGTTCGCTCGACGCTCAACGTTCGTTCTACGAGGGAACGCTCGGCGCCGAATATGAAGGGACCGAAGACGTACCGAGCCAAAAAGTTCGCGTCGCATTCTACTTGATCAACGACGTTCGATTGGAACTGCTCGAACCGACCGATCCCGAGAGCGCGATTGCGAAGTTCATCGAAAAACGGGGCGAGGGCTTGCATCACTTGGCCTTCACCGTCGACGATATCCAAGCTCGGATTGCCGAGTACAAAGAAGGCGGCATTCGCATGATTGACGAGACCCCACGTCCGGGGGCTCACAAAGCACAAATCGCGTTTGTTCACCCCAAGAGCAGTTGCGGCGTGTTGACGGAACTTTGCCAGCCTGCTCACTAGTTTTTTTGGGTTGGCGTTCCGCTTTTCGCTGTTGCAACGGTTTGAAGAGAACCTTGCTTGCAGGCAAAGTCAGGACTCCAGCACCCCCCTTACCCATCCACTTCCGACTCGAGGAACCGATGTCGAGCTCAAAACTGTCTGTCAAAGACGATTTTCCACCTGTCGATTACGAAACATGGCGAAGCACGGTCGAAGCGACCCTGCATGGCGCTCCGTTTGAAAAGAAGCTCGTTTCGCACACGTACGAAGGGATCGACATTCAGCCGGTTTACACGCGGCGTGACGAACTCGAGGGCAAAGACCCCAGCGGATTTCCGGGATCTTCGCCATTCCTGCGTGGCAGCAAACCGCTCGGCAGCGTGCTCAACGGCACCGATTTGCGCCAAGAGCATGCTCACCCTGATATCGACGTCACCAACAAAGCGATTCTTGCGGATCTCGAAGGAGGGGTGACCTCGATTTTGATCAAGCTGGATACGGCCGCACGCCAAGGCAACCCGCCAAGCGAAGTGGGAGCATCCGTGGGTCATGATGGGGTGATGGCTTATGACGTTCACGACTTTGATGGCGTGCTCAAGAAAGTCGGCCTCGACATCATCGATGTCGCGCTCGATGCGGGCGCAGCCTACCTTCCCGCCGCCGCGACGTTGGCGGGGGTTTGGGACAACCGCGGCGTGATCCCGGCGAAAGCTCGCGGTGCGTTTAACGCCGATCCCTTGGCGGCTTTGGCCCGCGAGGGCAAGCTTCCCCTTTCCGCAGCGACTGCGATGAAGCAGTTGGCGGACCTCGCCAAATGGACGTCGCAGCATTACCCGCATGTCACGGCGGTTGGCGTCGACACCGCACCCTACCATGACGCCGGGGCGACGGCGGCCCAAGACATCGCGTTTTCGATGGCCACGGCGGTGGAGTACCTGCGAGCGATGACCGATGTTGGCATGTCCATCGACGACGCGGCGAAGCAGTTCTTGTTCCGCATCAGTCTGGGCACTCACCACTTCCTGGCGATCGCGAAGGTGCGAGCGGCACGGCAGCTTTGGGCTCGTGTGATCGAAGCGTCCGGCGGAAAACCGGCCGGGATGAAGATTCACACGCGAACGGGCAACCGCGTTCTGACCCAGCGTGATCCTTACGTGAACCTGCTTCGAAACACCGTTGCCGCTTTTTCAGGCATTGTCGGCGGTGCCGATGCGGTGACCTCGGTTCCGTTTGACCAAGCGGCTCAATTGCCCAACGATTTTAGTCGCCGGATCGCACGCAACACGGTGTTGATCCTCGATGAAGAGTCCCACCTGAACTGTGTCGTTGACCCAGCGGGTGGAAGCTGGTTCATCGAAAAGCTCAGTTCCCAGCTTGCCGAAAGTGCGTGGGGGCTGTTCCAACAGATCGAAGCCGAAGGAGGCATGTTCGCGGCACTGAAGAGTGGATGGATCGCTTCGCAAATCGATGCCGCCTACGCCCCGCGAGCCAAGGATATCGCGACCCGACGCGAGGGGATTACGGGGGTCAGCGAGTTTCCGAACCTTGCCGAAGAACAACTCGATCAGCGACCGGTTGACGTCGGTGCTCTTCGAAAAGCCGCCGCGGATCGTCAGAACGCCAAATCGGCGGAGATGAAGGACTTGTCCCTCGAGACGGTTTTGCCGGCC contains:
- the mce gene encoding methylmalonyl-CoA epimerase, with the translated sequence MTPVKSLNHVGIAVRSLDAQRSFYEGTLGAEYEGTEDVPSQKVRVAFYLINDVRLELLEPTDPESAIAKFIEKRGEGLHHLAFTVDDIQARIAEYKEGGIRMIDETPRPGAHKAQIAFVHPKSSCGVLTELCQPAH
- a CDS encoding methylmalonyl-CoA mutase family protein, with the translated sequence MSSSKLSVKDDFPPVDYETWRSTVEATLHGAPFEKKLVSHTYEGIDIQPVYTRRDELEGKDPSGFPGSSPFLRGSKPLGSVLNGTDLRQEHAHPDIDVTNKAILADLEGGVTSILIKLDTAARQGNPPSEVGASVGHDGVMAYDVHDFDGVLKKVGLDIIDVALDAGAAYLPAAATLAGVWDNRGVIPAKARGAFNADPLAALAREGKLPLSAATAMKQLADLAKWTSQHYPHVTAVGVDTAPYHDAGATAAQDIAFSMATAVEYLRAMTDVGMSIDDAAKQFLFRISLGTHHFLAIAKVRAARQLWARVIEASGGKPAGMKIHTRTGNRVLTQRDPYVNLLRNTVAAFSGIVGGADAVTSVPFDQAAQLPNDFSRRIARNTVLILDEESHLNCVVDPAGGSWFIEKLSSQLAESAWGLFQQIEAEGGMFAALKSGWIASQIDAAYAPRAKDIATRREGITGVSEFPNLAEEQLDQRPVDVGALRKAAADRQNAKSAEMKDLSLETVLPAACLKAASEGASISQLARAIGFHKSTTEMTAIEPHLFAQPFEELRDASDVWCTTKGQRPCVFLANMGPVAHHTARATFAKNFFEAGGFEVIGNEGFNDADAVSAALKASGANIAVICSSDKLYPEMVPAVAPALKAAGARSIVLAGHPADNESAWREAGVDRFIFIKCDVLATLRELLTDEGVLS